In Candidatus Eisenbacteria bacterium, the genomic window TCGACGAGATCCTTCAGGTATCGAGCGACGAGGCGTTCGCGGCGGCTCGGCGAATCGCGCGCGAGGAGGGGATCCTCGCCGGGATCTCGTGCGGCGCGGCGCTCGTCGCGGCCCTCGAGGTCGCAAGGCGTCCCAAGAACGCGCGGAAGCTACTCGTCGCGATCTTTCCGGACACGGGGGAGCGCTATCTCTCGACGGCGCTCCTCGAGGTCGCGGAGAGCGCGGCGGCGCGAAAGGAGTAGGAAGATGACGGAGCATGTGGAAACGGCGCCGGCCGTGCGCGCGAGGGAACGGCCGAAATCGCTCGACCGTCTCGCGGAGGACGTTCGGACGATCTTCGAGAAGGACCCTGCCGCGCGAAGCGTCCTCGAGGTTCTCTTCTGCTACCCCGGTCTCCACGCGGTCTGGATCCACCGCCTCGCGCACCGGCTCTGGAAGTGGAGGCTGCGCTTCGCGGCGCGGCTCCTCAGTCACGCGAGCCGCGCCCTCACCGGAATCGAAATCCATCCGGGGGCGGTCATCGGGAGACGTTTCTTCATCGATCACGGAATGGGCGTGGTGATCGGAGAGACGACGGAAATCGGCGACGACGTCGTTCTCTACCAAGGGGTGACCCTCGGCGGCACGAGCCTCGAGAAGAAGAAACGCCATCCCACGCTCGCGCGAGGGGTCGTTGTCGGGGCGGGTGCGAAAGTGCTCGGGGCGCTCCGCGTGGGTGAGAACGCGCGGATCGGCGCGGGCGCGGTCGTCGTGAAGGATGTCCCCCCCGGAGCGACCGTGATCGGAATCGCGGCGCGCATTCTCGGGTGCGGAAGACCGGACGGCGAGGATGCGGTGAAGGTGGACCTCACCGAAAGCCGGGGCGATCACGACGTCCGTGTGCTCGAGATTCTTCTCGATCGAGTGCACGAGCTCGAGAGCAAGCTGGGGAGGCGGAGCGACGCCGAGAAGCACCATTGAGCCGCGCCGACTCGCGGAGGGGCGGGCGACGGAGCCGACTCGAACGTGGAAGCGAACTCCCGCTTCTACTTCCTCTCGAGGAAGGCGAGGACCGAGTCGCGCTCCGCAGGGGTGAGTCGAGCCCGCTCCGCGTGGAGCTCCAGGAACCTCTCCCAGGACGAGGACGGTTTGGACGCGGGATCGCCCAAGGCATGGCACGATCGGCAGCGTGATGTGTAGAGCCGGGCGCCTTCCGATCCGTCCCCGATCGGACGGGAGCCCGCGCATGCGCACCACACGATCACGAGCGCCGAGGCGAAGAGCGCGGCGATGGTGGCGGCGATCCGGAGGCGCGCGGCCGGCCGGCTCACAGATCCAAGCCGAGGATCGCGCGGGCTTGGAGATCGCTCGAGTGATCGTTCAGACCGAACCCGAGCCCGACCGTGTAGAACCACCCCCAGCGCGCGATGGAAAGAGTAGGACCGGCGTAGTGCGGGAGATCGCCGTCGACGACGAGCTTTCCGAAGATCTCCGCTCCGACTCGGATCACGGGATGCGGCTCAAAGCTCGCACCGAACGCATAGCCGGTCTCCCACACGGTTCCGGGGGCGAACTTCACCTCCTCGATCAGGTTGAGGGCGAGGTTGAACCGTCGGACGTCGCGCGCGAGGATGAGCTTCCCCTCCAGCTTGTTCGGCAGAGTGAGATCGCGGGGCCTGCGATACTCGAAATAGAGGAGCGGATCGACCGGACGGAGTCCGCTCTCTCCGATACGGTACCGCGTCCGGATCTGGAACGAATCGTATCGAAACCCTCCTTCCGCCGGCTGTTGGAAGATCTGGTAGAGCGAGACATCCCACCGCTCGGTGAGTCCCGCTTCGAGCTCGATCCGGTGCTCCCACGAGGTTTCGCCGACGTTGTCGAGATCTCCGGTCTTGCTCGTGAGGTAGTGCTCGAGCTCGGTTCCGCCCGGCGGCATGGTATGGTATCCGTACGTCCAAACGTAAGGACGCCGGTCCGCGTGGGCCGTGAAGACTGTCCCTGCGAGAAGCAGCGCGACGGCCGCGAGCCTGCTCGTCGAGAGCGGATTCTTCGGTCTCCGGTTCCGTTCTCCGTTCATTTCGTTTCCTTTCCTTCCCCCGCTGCGTGTTCGAGAAACGCGGCAAGCCGCCTCAGCGTGTCCGAACTCACCACGTGCTCGATCGCGCACGCGTCCCTGTCCGCGGTTTTCTCGTCCACGCGAAGAACCTCGACGAGGAAGCGGCGCAGAGTCGTGTAGCGTCGATCGACTGCGCGGGCCGCGCGCCGGCCCCGCGAGGAGAGGCGGACCGAGCCGTACGAGTTGTGCAGCACCAACTTCGCGGCCTTGAGCGACCGGATCGCCTCGGAAACGCTCGGCATGCGAAGACCGAGCGTCTCCGCGATAGCGCTCACGCGCGCCGCGCCGTCCGCGTCCTCCGTGCGGAGGATCGTCTTCAAGTACATCTCCATGCGGGGGGAAGGTTTCTCGGCCACCTCGTCGCCTGCCTAGAAAGTTAGGATACCCGAACATTGTTCGAGGACGGGCTGTTCGTGTCAAGCAGAATCGGCGAAGCGGAATCGGTACCTGATACCTTGCTTCCCGGAACCGGGAGAATAGGTATCCGATACGCCGGTCGAGGGGCTCGGTGTCCGATACCCTATTCCGGTCGGGTGTTCGGAGTCCCTCGAGGGGGCGCGCCGGTCTTCTTCCCATCGTCCCCGGTCTTGACTCGCGATCCAGGAATCGACTCGATCCGCTCGAGAAACTCCTTCGAACCCAAAGGGCGACCACTCAAGGTCTCTCGGCGGATCGTGGCGATCGACTGGTCATCATCTGGGTAGGCCAGCCATTCGGCCCAATTCTCGATGACCCCCGGTGGAGGAAACTCCGGGGAGCAAAAGGTCTCGGGCGACAGACCGCAGTGCGTAGGGGCGCTGGACCAGCAGTACATCTCCGCTCGGGCGACGATTCCTGCCCGGACGGGGTTCCGTTCGACGTATCTCACCGCCGACCAAAGATGTCGTTCGTCAAGTCCGCAGGAATAGTATCGTGCCTGCCAGACATGACCCGTAACTCCGGCGCGGCTGTTCTTTCTGAACGCGTACAGCCGGTGCGCGTCGTGGATGGACAGAGCGATGGACCGGATATCACAGGGAACGACAACGAGATGCACATGATTTGTCATCAGACAGTAGGACCAGATGGCGAGACCGTGCCTCACAGCATAGCGGTGGAGGAGCTCAAGGTAGAAACGCCGGTCGTCGTCCGTTTCGAAGATGTCCCTCCCCTGGTTTCCCCGTTGAGTGACATGGTGGGGAACTCCCGGTATCACCGTTCGAAGTGGTCGCGGCAAGATGACCTCCTGATTCCCGGCGTTTCCTTGCCCGTGTCTTTTCGGTGTCTTTTCCGTATCTGTCTTTTCCGTATCCGATACCTTCCGAGAAAGGTATCCGATACCTCTTGTACCTGTGGAAGCTCGGGAGCAAGAGATGGGCCCGGTCTCCGCGCTGCAAAATCAGCGGTTACATGGTCAGGGAATGGGATCGCCGCCCACGGCGTAGCCAGCGGGAGGCCTAGAGCGGATCCGCGGTATCAGGTACCAAGCGGCTTCGGGTATCAGGTACCGAGCTAGATCCAAAGCTCGAAGCCGAGGCCGGGCCTGTCGGTCGGGTAGAGGACGCCGTCCTTGAGGATCACGGCGCCGTCGGCGGGGTCGCCGACGAGGTCGAGGTGGCCGTCGAGGTCGCAGTAGGCGACGTTCGGCCGCGCGAGCGCGAAGTGAAGTCCCGCGGCGATCCCGAGCGCCGACTCGTCGAGGCATCCGACCATCACCTCGAGCCGCGCCGCGCGCGCCACCGCGTTGATGAGGAGCGCCTCGCCGATCCCGCCCACCTTCATGAGCTTCACGTTCACCATGTCGACGAGGTCCCGCCGCGCGAGGCGGAACGCGTCGCGGAACGTGCGGAGCGATTCATCCGCCATGATGGGGAGCGCCACGCGGCTCGTCACGTGTCCGAGAAGATCCGGTTCGCTCTTCGGCGTCGGCTGCTCGATCAGCTCGAGCTTCGCCGCGCGCGTCTTCTCGACGAAGCAAAGCGAGTCCTCCACCGTGTAGCCTTGGTTCGCGTCGAAGCGGAGCTCGACCTTGGGACCGACCGCCTCGCGCACCTTGAGCACCCGCTCCGCGTCCTCGTCGACCGAGAGGCCGCCCTTGATCTTCAGCGAGCGAAACCCGCGGCCGACGGACTCGCGCGCTCGTGCGACCGTCTCCTCGAGCGGGAGAATCCCGATCGTGATGCTCGTCGGGAAGCTCCTCCGGAAGCCGCCGAGCAGCTTCCAGAGCGGGAGCCCCGCGCTCTTCCCGAGGATGTCGTGGAGCGCCATGTCGATCGAGGCGAGCGTTGAGCGCTTCATGGCGAGGTGCGGCCGGAGCGCCTCGAGCCGCTTCGTCGTCCGAAGCGGGTCGGTCCCCTTAAGCGTCTCCTCGCCGATCGTGCGGATCGCCTCGAGCACGTCCTCCGGCGTCTCGCCCGTCACGTGGAGATCGGGCGCCGCGCAGCCGAACCCGGTCACTCCCGTGTTCGTTTCAAGTCTCAAGAAAACGTTGGTCGTGGTCTCCACCGTCTCGTACGCGATCGTGTACGGGACGGCGAGCTTCATCGCGACCGGCCACGCCTCGATCCGAGTGATGCGCATGGGGGAGAGTCTAGCACGCGGCGGCGGGCCCGGCCATCCGCGCGCGGACGAGGACGGAAGCCACCCGCCGATCGAAAGGAGAAGCCGCGGGCCGTCGGCGTGGTCCTTCTTCTTCGAGACGATTTGTTTGACGCGCGAGCCCTCGCCTGCGAAAGTAGAAGAGCCGACACGCTCTTCCGGCCGAAAGCCTACGCCGTTCGCTCCCAGGAGGTGCCGTTGTGAGCTTCTGCACTCGGATCGCCGCTCTCCTTCTCTTGCTCCCTTCCATCCACCCGCCAACGCCGAGGTCCCCACCGCGCTTCTTATCGAGGGAGGACCCCTTCCCGGGGCCCCGCCCGGCCACACGATCCAATCTCTGAACAACACGGCGGTGAGCCACGGCATGAGATACGCCGTCACGGTGA contains:
- a CDS encoding cytochrome c is translated as MSRPAARLRIAATIAALFASALVIVWCACAGSRPIGDGSEGARLYTSRCRSCHALGDPASKPSSSWERFLELHAERARLTPAERDSVLAFLERK
- a CDS encoding dipeptide epimerase, which encodes MRITRIEAWPVAMKLAVPYTIAYETVETTTNVFLRLETNTGVTGFGCAAPDLHVTGETPEDVLEAIRTIGEETLKGTDPLRTTKRLEALRPHLAMKRSTLASIDMALHDILGKSAGLPLWKLLGGFRRSFPTSITIGILPLEETVARARESVGRGFRSLKIKGGLSVDEDAERVLKVREAVGPKVELRFDANQGYTVEDSLCFVEKTRAAKLELIEQPTPKSEPDLLGHVTSRVALPIMADESLRTFRDAFRLARRDLVDMVNVKLMKVGGIGEALLINAVARAARLEVMVGCLDESALGIAAGLHFALARPNVAYCDLDGHLDLVGDPADGAVILKDGVLYPTDRPGLGFELWI
- the cysE gene encoding serine O-acetyltransferase; its protein translation is MTEHVETAPAVRARERPKSLDRLAEDVRTIFEKDPAARSVLEVLFCYPGLHAVWIHRLAHRLWKWRLRFAARLLSHASRALTGIEIHPGAVIGRRFFIDHGMGVVIGETTEIGDDVVLYQGVTLGGTSLEKKKRHPTLARGVVVGAGAKVLGALRVGENARIGAGAVVVKDVPPGATVIGIAARILGCGRPDGEDAVKVDLTESRGDHDVRVLEILLDRVHELESKLGRRSDAEKHH
- a CDS encoding metal-dependent transcriptional regulator yields the protein MEMYLKTILRTEDADGAARVSAIAETLGLRMPSVSEAIRSLKAAKLVLHNSYGSVRLSSRGRRAARAVDRRYTTLRRFLVEVLRVDEKTADRDACAIEHVVSSDTLRRLAAFLEHAAGEGKETK
- a CDS encoding transposase encodes the protein MPRPLRTVIPGVPHHVTQRGNQGRDIFETDDDRRFYLELLHRYAVRHGLAIWSYCLMTNHVHLVVVPCDIRSIALSIHDAHRLYAFRKNSRAGVTGHVWQARYYSCGLDERHLWSAVRYVERNPVRAGIVARAEMYCWSSAPTHCGLSPETFCSPEFPPPGVIENWAEWLAYPDDDQSIATIRRETLSGRPLGSKEFLERIESIPGSRVKTGDDGKKTGAPPRGTPNTRPE